From the Bos taurus isolate L1 Dominette 01449 registration number 42190680 breed Hereford chromosome 22, ARS-UCD2.0, whole genome shotgun sequence genome, one window contains:
- the NME6 gene encoding nucleoside diphosphate kinase 6 isoform X2, giving the protein MRELLWRKEDCQKFYREHEGRFFYQRLVEFMASGPIRAYILAHKDAIQLWRTVMGPTRVFRARHVAPDSIRGSFGLTDTRNTTHGSDSVVSASREIAAFFPDFSEQRWYEEEEPQLRCGPVHYSPEGGIHFAAPSGGLGPA; this is encoded by the exons ATGAGAGAACTTCTGTGGAGAAAGGAAGACTGCCAGAAATTTTACCGAGAGCATGAAG GGCGTTTTTTCTATCAGCGGCTGGTGGAGTTCATGGCCAG TGGGCCGATCCGAGCCTACATCCTCGCCCACAAGGACGCCATCCAGCTCTGGAGGACCGTGATGGGCCCCACCAGAGTGTTTCGAGCACGCCACGTGGCCCCAGATTCAATTCGTGGGAGTTTCGGCCTCACCGACACCCGTAACACAACCCACGGCTCAG ACTCTGTGGTTTCAGCCAGTAGAGAGATTGCAGCCTTCTTCCCGGATTTCAGTGAACAGCGATGGTACGAGGAAGAGGAGCCCCAGTTGCGCTGTGGCCCTGTGCACTACAGTCCCGAGGGTGGCATCCACTTTGCTGCTCCCTCAGGAGGCCTGGGGCCAGCCTGA
- the LOC132342071 gene encoding cathelicidin-1 precursor yields the protein METPRASLSLGRWSLWLLLLGLALPSASAQALSYREAVLRAVDQLNEQSSEPNIYRLLELDQPPQDDEDPDSPKRVSFRVKETVCSRTTQQPPEQCDFKENGLLKRCEGTVTLDQVRGNFDITCNNHQSIRITKQPWAPPQAARLCRIVVIRVCR from the exons ATGGAGACCCCGAGGGCCAGCCTCTCCCTGGGACGGTGGtcactgtggctgctgctgctgggacTAGCGCTGCCCTCGGCCAGCGCCCAGGCCCTCAGCTACAGGGAGGCCGTGCTTCGTGCTGTGGATCAGCTCAATGAGCAATCCTCAGAACCTAACATTTACCGTCTTCTCGAGCTGGACCAGCCTCCTCAGGAT GATGAAGACCCAGACAGCCCGAAGCGGGTGAGCTTCAGGGTGAAGGAGACCGTGTGCTCCAGGACCACCCAGCAGCCCCCCGAGCAGTGTGACTTCAAGGAGAATGGG CTGCTGAAACGCTGTGAGGGGACAGTCACCCTGGACCAGGTCAGGGGTAACTTCGACATCACCTGTAATAAT CACCAGAGCATCAGGATTACAAAGCAGCCATGGGCACCACCACAGGCAGCCCGATTATGTCGCATTGTAGTGATAAGGGTTTGCAGATAA
- the LOC112443481 gene encoding cathelicidin-4 has protein sequence MQTQRASLSLGRWSLWLLLLGLVVPSASAQALSYREAVLRAVDQLNELSSEANLYRLLELDPPPKDNEDLGTRKPVSFTVKETVCPRTIQQPAEQCDFKEKGRVKQCVGTVTLDPSNDQFDLNCNELQSVILPWKWPWWPWRRG, from the exons ATGCAAACCCAGAGGGCCAGCCTCTCACTGGGGCGGTGGTCACTGTGGCTACTGCTGCTGGGACTAGTGGTGCCCTCGGCCAGCGCCCAAGCCCTCAGCTACAGGGAGGCCGTGCTTCGTGCTGTGGATCAGCTCAATGAGCTGTCCTCAGAAGCTAATCTCTACCGCCTCCTGGAGCTAGACCCACCTCCCAAGGAT AATGAAGATCTGGGCACTCGAAAGCCTGTGAGCTTCACGGTGAAGGAGACTGTGTGCCCCAGGACGATTCAGCAGCCCGCGGAGCAGTGTGACttcaaggagaaaggg CGGGTGAAACAGTGTGTGGGGACAGTCACCCTGGACCCATCCAATGACCAGTTTGACCTAAACTGTAATGAG CTCCAGAGTGTCATCCTACCCTGGAAATGGCCATGGTGGCCTTGGCGCAGAGGTTGA
- the CAMP gene encoding cathelicidin-7 precursor — protein sequence METQRASFSLGRSSLWLLLLGLVVPSASAQDLSYREAVLRAVDQFNERSSEANLYRLLELDPPPEQDVEHPGARKPVSFTVKETVCPRTTPQPPEQCDFKENGLVKQCVGTVTRYWIRGDFDITCNNIQSAGLFRRLRDSIRRGQQKILEKARRIGERIKDIFRG from the exons ATGGAGACCCAGAGGGCCAGCTTCTCCCTGGGACGGTCATCACTGTGGCTACTGCTGCTGGGACTAGTGGTGCCCTCGGCCAGCGCCCAGGACCTCAGCTACAGGGAGGCCGTGCTTCGTGCTGTGGATCAGTTCAATGAGAGGTCCTCAGAAGCTAATCTCTACCGCCTCCTGGAGCTAGACCCGCCTCCCGAGCAGGAT GTGGAGCACCCGGGAGCTCGAAAGCCTGTGAGCTTCACAGTGAAGGAGACCGTGTGCCCCAGGACAACCCCGCAGCCCCCAGAGCAGTGTGACTTCAAGGAGAATGGG CTGGTGAAACAGTGTGTGGGGACAGTCACCCGGTACTGGATCAGGGGTGATTTCGACATCACTTGTAATAAT ATTCAGAGTGCGGGGCTATTCCGCCGGCTGAGGGACTCAATCCGGAGAGGTCAGCAGAAAATCCTCGAAAAAGCAAGGAGAATTGGTGAGAGAATCAAAGATATCTTCAGGGGATAA